TGCATCACCAGCTTGATTCCCTGCTCGAACGCCCGAGCTTCGCGGCCCAAGTTGTGCAGCACGTCGTTGATGTCGCGGGCGATCTTCTTGATCTCCTCGAGCGCATCGCCTTCGAAAATCAACATCACGTCATGCACTGGATTGGCCAGCGATCCCACCCGGTGCAGCAAATCCCGGATCGCGTTCTGAGCGTGATCCACCTCGTCGGCGAAACCGTCGAGGCTGCTGGCCAGCTTCCCGCACTGCTCGCCGACATCCCCGATGCAGTTGCCGATCTGGGACAACGCCTCATCGATCTTGGCGCCCTCGGGGATCTGCTGGGCATCGAATAGGGACTTGGAAGCATTGAGCGCGCCCCGCATCCCGGCCGCCGCAGCACCAAAACCCCGCCACCGCGCCGCCGCCGCATGCAGCCCCGGCACGTCGCCGTCGGGCCACACATCGTCGACGAACGACTCCACCACTTCCCACAGCAGCGGTGGCGGCGACCCTGGACCCCACGTCCCGGGCGGACCCGGGGCCGCGATCGTGCCCGGCTCGGCCGGCGCCTGCAACACACCGCCACCACCGCCCAGCGTCGAGGCCGCCTCGGCCCGCGAATAGTTCGACGCTCCTTGCTGTATCAGCGCCCCGCAGTGCCGGCACGCGTTAATCGCGGCCGCCGCGGCCTTCAACAGCGACCCCGCCGCATCCTGATAGCCCAGGCCGAACACCTCACCGGCCACATCATGACCGGTGTTGGCCGCAAAACCCGCCGTCAATACCGTCAAACTCGCGGCCAAACCATCACCAGCGGCCACCACGGCGCTGCCCGCAGCGAACAACGCCTCCGGATCAACCGCCAGGGAAACCACGCGCAAAATTCTCGCCCAGGTCCTCGCGCGCCGCCATTCACCCAAACGCCGCCAAGCTACCCAGGACCGGCTAGCGCCACAACTCACTCATCCACACCAAGGGCCTGTCAGGCCACGGGCACCACGACCAGTTCGTGCGGGCGGCTGTTGACGGCCAGGGCGCCGTCTTCGGTCACGACGACGATGTCCTCGATGCGGGCACCCCACCGGCCCGGAAAGTAGATGCCCGGCTCGATGGAAAAGGCCATGCCCGCGGTCAGCAGCAAGTCATTGCCGGCGACGATGTAGGGCTCTTCGTGAACCGACAGCCCGATGCCGTGCCCGGTGCGGTGCACGAAAAACTCCGCGAGCCCGGCCTCGGCCAGCACGTTGCGGGCGGCGGCGTCGACCTGCTCGGCGGTCACTCCGGGGCGGACGGCATCAAAGGCCGCACGCTGGGCTCGTTGCAGCACCGAATACTGCTGTGCCACATTGTGTTTGGGATCCCCGATGCTGTAGGTGCGCGTGGAGTCGGAGTGGTAGCCGGGCTCATATGCGCCGCCGATGTCGACGACGACGATGTCACCGACCTGCAGTTCTCGATCCGAATAGCCGTGATGCGGGTCGGCGGCGTGCGAGCCAGAGCCAACGATGATGAACGACACTTCCGAATGCCCTTCGGCGACAATCGCTTCGGCGATGTCGGCGGCGACGTCGGCCTCGGTGCGGCCCGGGCGCAGGAACTCCGGGACGCGGGCATGCACCCGGTCGATGGCCGCACCGGCCTTGCGCAGCGCGTCGATCTCGCATTCCTCCTTGATCATCCGCAGCCCGCTCAGCACGTCGGTGGCCAGTATCGGTAGTACGCCAAACACACCGGCCAACGGCAACAGGTGCAGCGCGGGCATGGAATCGGTGACGGCGGTCGCGGGAAGGCCGCCACCCAAGGCGTCGCTCACCAACCGGTATGGGTCGTCGCCATCGACCCAATCCCGCACCGCCAGGCCCAGTTCCGCGGCGGCCGAATCCTTCAGCGAGGCCAGCTCCAGCCGCGGCACCACGACCGTCGGGTCGCCGGAGGCGGGCAACACCAGCGCGGTGAGCCTCTCGAACGTCTGCGCGCGCGAGCCGATGAGGTAGCGCAGGTCGTAGCCCGGGGTGATCACCAGCCCGGTGAGGCCGGCGTGGGCGGTCGCCGCAGCCGCGGCGGTCAGGCGACGCACATACACTCCCGCGTCGAATCGGTGAGCATCCATGCCGGCCAGGCTAACCGCGCAAGTCGACGGTGGGCGACGTGAGACCATAGCCGGCATGCCCGCGCCCGTAGGCCCGCCGAATGGCGACCCGCCACTCGTGCTGCTCGACGGCGCCAGCATGTGGTTCCGCTCGTACTTCGGGGTGCCGTCGTCGATCACCGCCCCCGACGGCCGGCCCGTCAACGCCGTGCGCGGATTCCTCGACTCGATGGCCGTGGTGATCACCCAACAGCGGCCCGGCCGGCTGGTGGTGTGCCTCGACCTGGATTGGCGGCCGCAATTCCGGGTGGACCTCATCCCGTCCTATAAGGCGCATCGCATAGCCGAGCCGGAGCCGGAAGGCACGCCCGACGTCGAGGAAGTGCCCGACGAGCTGACACCGCAGGTCGACATGATCATGGAGCTGCTGGACGCTTTCGGGATCCCGACGGCGGGCGCACCCGGGTTCGAAGCCGACGACGTGCTGGGCACGCTGGCGGCGCGGGAACGCAGTAGCCCGGTCGTCGTGGTCAGCGGAGATCGCGACCTGTTGCAGGTGGTAGCCGACGATCCCGTCCCGGTTCGGGTGCTCTACCTGGGCCGCGGGCTGACCAAAGCCACCTTGTTCGGCCCCGCCGAAGTGGCCGAAACCTATGGCGTGCCGAAGGATCGGGCGGGGCTGGCCTACGCCGAACTGGCGCTGTTGCGCGGCGATCCGTCCGACGGCCTGCCGGGTGTGCCGGGCATCGGTGAGAAGACGGCGGCTACCCTGCTGGCCCAGCACGGCTCGCTGGATCAGATCCTGGCCGCGGCCCACGACCCAAAGTCCAAGATGGCCAAGGGTTTACGGATGAAACTGCTGGCCGCGACCGACTACATCGAGGCCGCTGGCCCGGTGGTGCGGGTGGCCACCGACGCGCCGGTCACGCTGTCGACGCCCACCGACGCGCTACCGCTGGCGGCCGCCGACCCGCAACGCACCGCCAAGCTGGCCACCGAGCTGGGCGTCGGGTCGCCGATCGCCCGCCTGCAGAAAGCGCTCGACAAGCTGCCCGCGTGAACTATTGCGGCCGGCCGACCTCGTAGGTGCCCTTGTTGTCCTGGAAGGTCACCGTCACACGCTTCTGGGCGCCGTCGATGCTGACGTCGCAGTCGAACGTGGCGCCCTTCTTGACGGTGGGATCTTGGCCGTGGTTGCACTTGACGTCTTTGACGTTCTTGGCGCCGTAGCCGTTGGTTTCGTCGCTGAGGATCTGCTGAACACCGGCCTGAGCCTTGTTGATGTCCAGTTTGGTGGTGACGAAGAACCCGGGCTGCCAGAAACCGAGCACCAGCACGACCGCGATGAGCAGAAGGGCGATCGCCCCGATCACACCGCCGATCAGCGCGGCCGAGCGTTTCTTACCCGGTTGTTCGTAGGGCGGGTATTGCGGCGGGTATTGGCCGGGCTGACCATACTGCCCGGGCTGAGCGTACTGGCCGGGTTGACCGTACTGGCCGGGTTGACCGTACTGGCCAGGCTGGCCGTACTGCCCCGGCTGACCATATTGCCCGGGCTGACCGTATTGGCCGGGTTGGCCGTAGCCGGGCTGCGGGTACTGCTGCGGGTATGCCTGCTCGGTCGGCTGCTGGTACTGCGGATACTCGACGGGCGGCGTATACGCCGGCGCCTGCCACGTCGACTCCTGGGCCGACTGCTGCCAGGGCGATCCCACCTGGGTCGGTTCCGAGGACTGATCGCCACCCTGGCCCGGCGGTTGCCACTGCTGGCCCGGGTCCGATCCCTGCGGTCCGCTCATCGTTTCTCCTGAGTCCCCTTGCGTCTTGGTCGAGCTGATTTAACCGTAGCTCGGGCCCAGCCTACCCGGCGTCAACTGCGACGACGCCGCGCCGGACGTCATTGATGGCACGCTTGGCGGTCGCCCGCAGCTCGGCATCCGGCGCGGCGTTGCGAACCTGGTCCAACAGGTCGAGCACCTGGCGACACCACCGCACGAAGTCCCCCGCCGATAACGGCGAACCGGCACCGGTCACGTCGGCGGCGGCCAGCGCCGCGGCCAGATCCCCGGTCCGGGCCCAGCGATAAATGACATGAACGAAACCGTCGTCGGGTTCACGACTGGGGGCGATCCGGTGCGCCTGCTCGTCGGCGCGCAGCGCGGTGGACAGCCTCAACGTCTGCTGCAACGCCTGCCGCAATCGCTGGGTGGGCACCTCGGCCGCAAATGCCGCACCGGGACCGTCACCGCCCCGGGCCTCGTACAGTACCGCCGAGACCACCGCCGCAAGCTCGGCCGGTTTCAAGCCCGCCCACGCGCCGGTGCGTAGGCATTCGGCGATCAACAGGTCGCTCTCGCTGTAGATGCGGGCCAGCAACCGGCCGTCGTCGGTGACGTGCGGATCGGTGGCCGAGCCTTCGATGAAGTCGCGCTCGGTGAGCAGCCCGACGATCCGGTCGAACGTGCGGGCCAGCGAGTTGGTGGCGGCGGCCACCTTCTTCTCCAGCTGCGCATTGTCGCGTTCGATGCGCAGGTAGCGCTCGGCCTGGCGGATCCGGTCCTCGAGGTTGGAAGTGTTGTGTGCGGGATGACGACGCAGCTGCGACCGCAACGACGCCAGCTCCGGGTCGTGGAACGCGCCATCCTTGTCCCCGGTGGGGCCGCGACGGCCGGCCGGAATAGTCAGTCCGGCGGCCGCGGATCGCAGCGCCGACGCCAGATCGCGCCGGACCCGCGGCTGGCGGTGCTCGACCCGCTTGGGCAACGACATCGACCCGACGGGGGCCGACGCACCCGAATAGTCCGCCGACGAGATCCGCCCCGCCCATCGGTGTTCGGTGAGCACCAGCGGCCGCGGGTCGGAGCTGTCGCGGGCGGACTCCAGCACCACCGCCAGGCCACCGCGGCGGCCGTGGGTGATGTTGATGATGTCGCCTCGACGCAGCGCGGCCAGCGCATCGCTGGCCGCCAGCCGTCGTTGTAGCCGCGACGCGCGGGACTGGGCGCGTTCCATTTCGGAGATCCGCGCGCGCAGCCGGGCGTATTCGAGGATCGGCGCTTCGGGTCCGCCCAGCTCGGCGGCGATCTCGTGCATCATCCGTTTG
The nucleotide sequence above comes from Mycobacterium malmoense. Encoded proteins:
- a CDS encoding M24 family metallopeptidase, which encodes MDAHRFDAGVYVRRLTAAAAATAHAGLTGLVITPGYDLRYLIGSRAQTFERLTALVLPASGDPTVVVPRLELASLKDSAAAELGLAVRDWVDGDDPYRLVSDALGGGLPATAVTDSMPALHLLPLAGVFGVLPILATDVLSGLRMIKEECEIDALRKAGAAIDRVHARVPEFLRPGRTEADVAADIAEAIVAEGHSEVSFIIVGSGSHAADPHHGYSDRELQVGDIVVVDIGGAYEPGYHSDSTRTYSIGDPKHNVAQQYSVLQRAQRAAFDAVRPGVTAEQVDAAARNVLAEAGLAEFFVHRTGHGIGLSVHEEPYIVAGNDLLLTAGMAFSIEPGIYFPGRWGARIEDIVVVTEDGALAVNSRPHELVVVPVA
- a CDS encoding 5'-3' exonuclease, with product MPAPVGPPNGDPPLVLLDGASMWFRSYFGVPSSITAPDGRPVNAVRGFLDSMAVVITQQRPGRLVVCLDLDWRPQFRVDLIPSYKAHRIAEPEPEGTPDVEEVPDELTPQVDMIMELLDAFGIPTAGAPGFEADDVLGTLAARERSSPVVVVSGDRDLLQVVADDPVPVRVLYLGRGLTKATLFGPAEVAETYGVPKDRAGLAYAELALLRGDPSDGLPGVPGIGEKTAATLLAQHGSLDQILAAAHDPKSKMAKGLRMKLLAATDYIEAAGPVVRVATDAPVTLSTPTDALPLAAADPQRTAKLATELGVGSPIARLQKALDKLPA
- a CDS encoding DUF4333 domain-containing protein, whose protein sequence is MSGPQGSDPGQQWQPPGQGGDQSSEPTQVGSPWQQSAQESTWQAPAYTPPVEYPQYQQPTEQAYPQQYPQPGYGQPGQYGQPGQYGQPGQYGQPGQYGQPGQYGQPGQYAQPGQYGQPGQYPPQYPPYEQPGKKRSAALIGGVIGAIALLLIAVVLVLGFWQPGFFVTTKLDINKAQAGVQQILSDETNGYGAKNVKDVKCNHGQDPTVKKGATFDCDVSIDGAQKRVTVTFQDNKGTYEVGRPQ